The DNA segment TGCAAATTCACTTACAATTTAACGCCCCAAATGATGGCTGGCGGTGTTACAGGCAATTCTGCTGCAACAAAAGCGCCTAGAATTagcaaaaagttaattaatcGCATGCTCAAAAACATGAGAAAGGTTGTGACTTTATTTTCGGACTGCAAGTAAACacaatgtttattaaaaatagtttgactttttttaatatgttgtATTTTACAAAGCATATTAagttactttttgtttttccattttatattACATTCTCCACATTAATATGCAAAcctccattttgtttttattgttaagcGAACGAATCTTAGTGAATTCCAAACGCATAGCTGTTAGCTTTTTGTCATGTAGCTGCATAAGTCGAGCCTCGTGTAGCAGTCAGCAACTGATCGCGTGTTGCAGTTGTATACAAGCTTAGCAACATGTTGCGTGCACAAGAGATTCAACTGCCGCTGTTAACATTAGAGATGTCGTCGTGCTTTGAAACATGTTGCTAACATGTTGCTCGCTGTTTAACTGGCATACTTCGCCACATGTTGCTGTGCGAAAGTAAGCAATAAAGTTGAAATCACGTAGCGGAAAAAAGGGAATgggataaatttgaaaatagcGATAAGATAGCTGGAGAATGCTTATCAAAAAAAAGACGCAAGGTGCGCTCACAGAATAGCGCTCCATCACCTGTGTTCAGTATATAAACGACAATCGCTTCGAATAGTCGCGCGAATATGAAACTAAATAAGTGATAACAGTGTGcgcattaagtatacgaacCGTAAAAcgaattaatcaaattatcgAATTTCGAATAAACTAATTACGAAATGGCGCAAAATACGCGAAATTCAGACATGTCGCAAATAGCGGTGAATGCCAATAATATTCCAGATGGTGCGtttattaaatgttcttttttACAATTGAAGTGTATTAATCTCTCGCATTTGCTTCTTTGCAGATAGCGTCGATTGTGGCATCATCGGATTGGGCTGGTGTCGTGGCCCCGCCTGCCAGAAATACGCCCGCCTGCGCACCTTCATCATAGTGCTCCTCAGTTCCGGTCTGCTTCAGGGAGCTTGCGAATTGTATTTCCGGGTCTCGGCCAAACAGGCCGCCTTCCAGTATGGCTACAATCCTCTCCTAGTCGGTGAgtaagccacacacacaaaaacacgaACTTATCGCAAAAAATGGGAATTTGCTGTGTAGTTGTGTGTGGTAGGTGTTGGCCTCAATGGTCGTCGAATGGGGCTGAGGTTTTCCAGATAGAACGAATGCTTTATCAGTTTTGCgatattgtttattatgctgtgagagtgtgtgcgtaTTCGTCATCAGATATAatggtgtgtgtgcgtgtgtgtgttatggCTGGATTTCAAAATGTGTAATCATAACAACAATTGGCCACATTTTGATCGAAGTTGTCCAACACGTTTACTGTTACGATTACTCAGAATTACGCGTAGTCTGCCTTTTGTACCACTCTCTGCCGATGCTGAATGATGgagtgaatgactgactgattgataGACAATGTTTGTTTAAGTTTTGAAAAATAGAAGTAACATTTACTGCAGTTGTTTTGAATGCCTTGTTATCCGTCCTGAGATGTCCTGTTATCcttctacatatatataattaactgAGTTATTATACAGGCAAAGGCTTTTTGTATATCATAtgcaattatatattattttaatttttgcttaaAACGAGATTATACATGAATTTTAAGGATATATCCTTAAACAAAACCCTTCAAAATTTACAGAAAATATGCAGATGTTTATAAAGTTTGATTTATTGCATTGCAAACGGATCAGAAATACAGAAGGAGAAGtcaaatatgtaattaaatactaattttaatgatgtatattaatatatcaagtatacgcattGTATCAACTTTTTAGAGTAAAAGCTCACAGGACCAAAAGTTTAAAGTGCAGCAAGTTTTGCCAAATAATTTCTGCCAATCCTCATTATATATAAAAGGATGTGTTTTCCATCCGCTCAACTGCTGCTTTCACTCTGAATAATAATCTTTAGTCCTGTTTAGTTCTTATTTGTGACACTTGCTTTTTTAAATTCCCttccttatttatttttaatgtttattctTTTAGCTTTTATTTCCATTCCTTATTCCTTATTAATACTTATTCtctattttaattgaaaatcatttctCTTTCTACAGATTGGCTGCTGGTAAGCAGCGGTCTCTTCCAGGCtgtgtttgctttggcttttgcctaCTGGGCGGACGTTTATCATCCCATCAAATGGCTCGTTGGCACGCTGATGCTACAGTCTGTGACCTGCGTCATTGCCGTGATACCCTCGATCATGAACTTGTAAGTAAGAAAAGACTTTTAAAACTGTAACAGAGTTTAACCTTCTAACCTTTCGTTCTTTAGTGCCGATGGTGTCAAGGCGCAGGATGCCTTGGTGGATGCCAATCTGTGCTCCACATCGCTGGCACAGTTCCAGAAGCTGACGCTGACCGAGGAGCAGAGCAGCACCTTGACTCTGGCCATGCTCTTTGTGCTCCAGCTTGCCTTGGGAATGGGCTCGTTGGCCTATTACACCCTCGGAGTGAGCTACATTGATGACAATTCGTTGTCCCAGGACAGTCCAGCTGTGATTGGCGTCATACTCGCTGCCAGAGCCTTTGGACAGCAGATTGGCTCGTTTCTGGTGCTCGGCGTGGGATTGACAAATGTGGGCTGGTGGCTGGGCTGGATTATCTTGGCGCCGTGTATTTTTGTGGGTGCCGTGTTGCTGGGACTCTTCCCCAAGCGACTGCCCAAGACGGTGATACACCAGGCAGCTCAGCGGATTATGGAGCAGACGAATCTACGTGGCTTCGGCAGTCAGTTCTCTACTTACATGGATGACACGAACTTTTGGCCATCGCTGAAGCGTCTCTTTTCCAACCGGCTGCTCATGGTGAACCTGATGAGCATCATGTTTCTGCAGAGCGGCGTGCTCAACTACACTCTGCAGGAGGAGTCCTATTTGCAGAGTCGCTTCTTTCTGCCCTACAACGAGCAGGATGGCCTCGCCCAAGAATGGCGAGCCTCATTTGTCTCCTTCTTCCTTCGACCACCTGTCATGGCCATGGGCATGATTGTCGCCGGTTTAATCATCTCCAAGGCGCAGCTCTCGGCACGCACCATCACGGGCATCAACATTAGTCTGGGACTCAAACTGGTTGCCATCTTTGTGGCCTACATCTTCATCAGCTGCGATGTGGGACCAGTTGCTGGAGTGGTTGGTGGCAAGCTCACGCAACCTTATTGTGCCAGTCAATGCCTCTGCACACCGACTGCCTTCATGCCTGTTTGTCCGGAGAACAGCACGGTTACTTACTTCTCGCCCTGCTACGCTGGGTGTACTCAGAAGTCGACCATCAACAGCTTCAGTTTGTACGAAGGCTGCAGCTGCATGGGAGATCAGACAACCAACGTCGCTGGCACTTCGAGGGCCACAGCTGGCGCTTGCAGCGCTGCCGCTTGCCAGAGCAAGATCATAATCTTCCAGGTGCTCAGCATCTCAGCTGCCTTTATGGTAGGCATGAGCGCCATTGGCAAGACTTTGATCACGCTGCGTGCGGTGCTGCCGCAGGATAAGACTTTGGCTCTCGGCTTTGAACTGATGCTGGTCGGACTCTTTGCCTATGTGCCAGCGCATCTCAGCTACGATCTTGTGACACGTAAGTGAAGATATAACTTTAATcatgaataatatttgtagTTAGACAGCGATTTGAGAGTTTGTTGTATGCATAAACAATCTCTGAATTGCTGTTGAATTAGACATATAATTGTAATtcttatatttcatttgtagcTATTAAATTTCCATCTTTAAATTATCCTAAACTCAACTTTAAAGtagctataatttattttaattagctcTTTTTGTAAGTTTTTAACTTCTATCTTTAAACTTTTCTAAACTCAACTTTAAAGTAactaatttctttatttcaattacCCCTTAAATTCTTAAGTTCCATATTTAAACTTACCTAAAATCAACTTTCAAGTTGATAAGCAAGAAgcataaattgaattcaattgatGGAAAAAACTTTAGGAAAGAGTGTAGATGTTCTTTTAAAGTGAACTCTAAATTGAGTTCAAGAGAGTAGATGTCCTTTTTACATAAACTCTATGCGGAATTCAGCATAGATTTAAATTACTCATACAGTTTACTTTTAAAAGGCTTTATACCTTGTTCTTCCTTCCACTTGATTTCTCTCCTATATTCTCCTTTATTTCCTCCTTTAACTGAACTCAATGTATGCTCCTTGTGTGTCCccttttttaaattgcataatcCCTTACCAAATGTTATCTAATCGCCTTGCCAGGAAACCTGCTAACTTTATCCTATTTCCTCCTTGAGCAACAGCTGCATTTCGTTACATAATTGCTTTTACATCATGCTCTGCTCTCTATTCTCTCGACAGGCACCACATGCGTCTACTGGGCACCCAACTACGAGCGCTGCCTGCTGCGCGAGACGCCCAAGCACGGCAACATCCTGGACATCCTGACAGCCAGTCTCATCTTGGTGGCCGTCTTCTTTGACGTGCTGGTCTTCATCTTTGCCAAGGGTCTCAACCTCTACAACTGCAAGGTGACCGACAATAACTACACCCCCTCGCTGTATGCCCCGGTTCCCCATGAGGACACCCCCTCGCACTCTGCTCCCGTCTCGACAATGGCCAGAGACGGCAGCCCtgaaacggcaacaacagcagcttccAACTCACCCATGCAACGTCGGGATGCACCGCAGGCCCTGGAGCTGCGTCCCGAAGCAACCGTATTCCGGCATCCTAGCTCACTGACCGACTCCTCCGGTGCCCAGAGCATCGTTGAACCCAATGGCAGCGGCGTCACCTACGCTCAGGTCGTCTTCCCTCCGGACAAGCGCAAGCCCGTCGATGGCAGCACCAGCCCCAAGCGTCTGGCCGTGCCCGCCAATGTGCCATTGCATCATCTTTCGGAAACCGATGTGCGCACTCAGCTGGGCACCCTCAAGTCCTTTAATCCTGCCCAGCCGCATGTGGAGCAAGCAGAGTCGCCAGGTCACGATGTTCCTGGCAACGTAAACATTGTTTCCCCACAACCaaaagcaactgcagcaacgaCTGCGGCTGCAAATCAACCCGAGGAACTGGATTTCAGGCCACAAAGTCCTGAAACAGATTTTTAAGGACTTTtcacaaattgttttatttttcttactttCGATTGTTAGCCTTTAATTGAACGCGTTTTGTATTCGTAGCATTAACATTTGACTATTTATAGCATTACAAGTATGTCAGCATCCTTTTCCATATCATTAGCCACAAGTGCTGTACtttaaaataccctgtaataagATATCCTGCAAAGAACTAGCacttaaatatcaaatacacAATTCATCATAATCATAAGCGAATAACAATGAATAAATACcgaaacaaaatacacaaattcaTCCTTTTTAATCTATCTGTAATGAAAAAGGGAATTATTTCAGGATCGCAGTTTTTTGGTTAAAAAACTAGTCGAAATCATAAAATCAAGGATAACTGAAGAACCGCTAGGACGATttggatgtcctttggcaggaTGGTAGTCCTCGCCATTATACTTCGTTTGACACAGGACTTGCAAGGATCCGACAGGATACGGCCGAGATATGCgctattttttatattcaaaaaagtCCTTGCAACTCGGTTCCTTGAAGGATATTCGTTCTTTTGGTGGTGTCAAtcagtttatatttattagagttatccttgtgccaaaggacatgccgatcgtccttcaaatggccgAGATACGGCGGATTTTCCAagattttgccattttttctATGCCTCCCCCCTTGAAAAAATTCGAACTCTTTTTACTTAAGAGATCCTGAAAATccttgaatgccaatcgatagtcctCGTTAGTCTGATTACAAAAAGGTATGTCCTTGCCAGATCCTTAAGGATTTGACCGAGTTATAGCTAAAAAACGAATATTGTATTCGCattattcgttttttattgcatacttttaggggcaGCCAAAGCATTTAATGCAATACAAAATCAGTCATAACTCGGCCATATCCTTGCGCATTTTCAAAGGATATGTTTTGCTAGGATCGTAAGGATCAcctctatcgattggcatcaaaaaaatatggggtcatctaagaatccaacacttgtaattttttggtCCGCGGCTTATGAGGAAATggtaaaatttgcaaattccAGGATATCTCGAGAACTGCAAGGACGAttggaatgtcctttggcatgaTGATAGGCTTCATAAATATGTCTTGTTTGACACAGGACGCGCAAGGATCCGACAGGATACGGCCGAGATATACGCTATTTtgtgtatacaaaaaagtccttgtaactttgttgctATAAGGACATTTGTCCTTTTGATGATGTCATTCAGTTTTTATTGCGTCGAGTTATCCTggtgccaaaggacatcctgATAGTCCTTCAAATGGCCGAGATACAGTGCATTTTCCGAATTTCAACCAAATTTTCTATGCCTCCCCcccttgaaaaaatttgaaattttttcttttgaaaaattcttaaaatccTTGAATGCCTATCGATAGTTTTGTCCACGTTGATTATAAAATGGTAAGTCCTTGACATATCCTTAACGAATTGGCTGAGTTATGGCTAAAAAACGAATATTGTGTAagcaattttcgttttttgttgcatacttttaggggcaGCCATACAATTTTGTACCCTATATAAAATCAGTCATAATTCGACCATATTCTTGCGCATTTGCAAAGCacacatattttcaatatcgCTAGGACCAATTCTATCGATTGCCATCTAAgtctatcgattggcattaaAAATCCATCTAAGAATCCAACACGTAATTTTTCAATCCCAGTacgaacaagtaagaaagctacagtcgagtgtactcgactgtgagatacccgctacccaatttgattaaaagcaatatattttgcggtattattctcaaaatataccgaatatactgcaaatatactaaaaaatactaagaatataccaaatggtatgtttggtatatcgatatagtacaccattgtACAATGTgctagattgtcggccaaagcaactcagacccctagtaagtaggcgtttttgcccatacaaaagtatttctttcataacttccacaatttttatctgttcgaaaccaaattttcaggaatcataactactatagtaattattgtatataccaaaattcgcagctttagctttaaaattacgcttgttattcgatttttttgattttcgggggcgggagtgggcgtgtcaaaaatttgaaacaaacttgatctgcgtgcaaacattacaaatgctgtcgaaaaaaaattatagctctatctcttatagtctctgagatctaggtgttcatacggacggacggacagacacacagacggacagacggacatggctagatcgtctcggctgttgacgctaatcaagaatatatatactttatagggtcggagatgcctccttcttcctgttacatacatttcctgtcggcacaaagttataatacccttctaccctatgggtagcgggtataaaaatttaaggtgattttttttccatttaccTTGAAAACCTTCAATAGCAATCGATAGCACTTGATGTCCTGATTGCAAAAAGATAAATCCTTGTAGTAATCTGAATGAATTATGGctaaaaaaaacgaatgtcCTTTGTCGAAGTCCCAAGAAGAAAAACTAGTGATTGTTTTggatttttgtttggtttttattataattgtattgtttcctttagtttaatatatatgttttgcatttgatttatttgttttaatcttttttgttGATCGCTTacaaactaattaataaattaatagttaGACTTAAAAAAGATACTTAACGCGTCTAAATCAATCATGGGggagcaaaaataaaacatgaaaAGCAAACGCATGACAAAGGtccttaaataaaaaaaaaaactaaaaaaataaaagaaaacaaaagaatactTTAAAACAATTACTTTAGTTGGATGGCTGCGACAGGGTTGCCACCTGCCATCACTGAATGCCCCGTCGAGTGCGTCCCGTAGATCGCAAGTTTTGTGCACTTTAGTGTagagttgtttttttttttagttgatagttgaaacatattttgttttgtttctcgCCAACCTTAGACAAATTGAGTCTCCGCAGGTGGCATTCTTGAGTTGCTTGCATGCATACGATGTTGCAAGGATGTGCTGACAAAACTTGGGGCATCTATGGGTTGCATCTACGGCGTGCATTCAGTCGAGGCAGGTGGTCAACACACTTTCtctgttatttaatttcagttttagCTAGTTAATGctctttatttgtttatgcttttgctttcatttcttgttgttgtagtagttgttgttgtggctatGCGGCAGAGAGTGTGAAAGAGAGTAACAGAAATCTTACAACAGATTTGCTTTTTCTTGCgattatacaaaaattcgaaattaatattaattattaactaaatatttgcaataacaataaaaaataggACGACTTTTGCTTATCATAATATACATTCATTTGAGGCTTCTAAATAAgccttcttcatcttcttttcattctcttttctgctgctgcatttttcatattcttcttcttgcaTGTTTGCATATAGTTCATAGGGGGGGGAAATTGGGGGGTTGTGGTGCATACTTTTAAAGTTTCACAcgcatttcaaattgttgttttcgaTTAGCTTTCACAcatagttttttgtttatgtttacatatatttacaataattgcattaattaatcAGATAATTAGATATTTGtttcgcatgtgtgtgtgtgtgttgcggggtgtgtgtgagtgtatgtgtgtgtgtgaaaatacAGAATCTCAAAATAGTCTAAAAGTACTACAACATTTTCTACGAGCGTGtgttttaaattatcttttgttttcatttaattaatttgaaacatgcattttagtttaatcaaatatcttgtttttgttttttgtttgttgtattgataattaaatcattaaattataaaaatagcagctgtattacatatttatgtatctaTATAATcagtgttttctttttgtttttgtttttctttatcaaTTAGAATTAAGTGAATAAAATTGTTGatctctgctgctgttgttgacgcTCTTTCTTCAACTGACTCTCaatgtaatttaatgtattattttttagcgCTTGCTTCGATATTttcttgctttgctttttgctttttacaatttacaatgcACAATGCAAATTATcacatatttttctatatatttccgtttccgttccCTTTTCGCAATCTACCTTCTGCCAACTATTTTCTTCAcatcatttttgcattttttgttacatttttgctttttgttgtttcattaTTAGTTTTTGGCTCAAATTCTACTTCTAGCGGTTTAAGTATGTGTTTGaggccaaattgtgtatgtgtgtgagtgtgtttgtgtgtatttattattcatatttgattTGCACAACTTCCTTCGAGCTTCTACTTAATAACATGgaaacaaaatgcaataaacaaacaaataaaaagagcgtttaaaattaaataaaacagaatTGATGTGTTTATATGTTATTATGTTAACTGAACCTGAATGTTAATTCGCGCAGCAGCGCTCTctgttaaaacaaaaaactgtcTGTTTACAGCGCCGTCGTTAACAGTCGCAGCCAGACTGTTAACACGCAGTCTATCCGCCTATGTctatgtctatgtgtgtgtgtgtgggtatgtgtgggttgtatgtgtatgtatatgtgtgaaGGTATGTGTTAAACAAATATCACAATCgagaaattaacaaaatggcggctgcagcagcaatgctaccgcacagcaacagcagcaatagcagcgacaacgacgcAACTTTAACAGCAAAATGTTATGCTGTtcactcctctctctctttcttgctcttTTTGAGCTTTTGTAATACTTTTGTTACTTGcttgtgttggtgttgttgttgcggttaaaGTTGctgccgatgctgctgctgtcgttgatGCGTTGCTGTTGGGGggattcttgttgttgttttttggctgctatcgctttgtctctgtctcaaTTTTCTTggagcttttgcttttggttttgaatttttgcttttgttttgtggctaCAACAAATTTCGACAAAGTTGAGTTGACATCTTTCATTATTTCGACATTCCAGTGCCCAGGACAAGGGGCCACttagcattttgttgtttttgtgttgtttttctttaaattacgCGTAAAACAAACTATAACAAGCAGCGAGCGCTTAGGACATTGGTCCATTTGTGCTGACGACCGCTGGCGcgacgccgctgctgccgttagtcgctgcctgctgctgctgcactgcaTCGACAACTGAGACGGCTgcgtcgacgacgacgctgctgccgccgttCTCAGCGCTGCCATTGGCGAGTATTGTGGCTGGCGCTGCCGACGTCGCTGGACtggttgctgccgctgtcgacGTAGCTGCCGCTGCggtgactgttgctgctgttggcgccGCTTGAATGGCTGGCGTTGCGGGGGGTGCGGCAACGGCGGCGGGCTGCTGACTGCCTGCGATctgcagctgcatttgcaattgttgcagcGTCTCCGGCGACATGTTCGATTTGAGTATGTTGTTCTCAAGCTCCAGATTCGAGATCTTATCCATCAGCTCGGAGATGCGCTCTTTCAACACTTCCACCTCCTCGCGCACCGCAATCATGAGATGCGATTTGACCAGATCCTGTAATACAAAgcgaaaatttaatattagtaAACTCGAAATaagttcatttaattaattacatattcattttcttaaaaagagctttcgtttatttttacaCCTGTGTTGAGGTGTGaccgcaaaaataataataattgtcatCTGGTTACTCTTCACTTAACATTAACAGCTGTCTGCTGATCGAACATGTTGCATAACAGCGTTACGCGCTGTTAACTGCACGCAGTTCAACAGTGCGTTAACAGCGatcgtttatcgatatcgatagcAATAATAAGCAATGGtgtcatatttaaaataaacaggACAATTGCGAAAAATCGATGTGAGCGCATTAAATGTCAaagtcgactcgactcgactcattcataaattattttcgatGTTTGCTCAGCAGCATGTGGCGTGTTTTATTTGCGCAAAAGCGCAAAGCAATTTCAAAGAAATGTTATTGAAAGGTAAGTATGGGAAGGGGAGGGGCAGGGCAGGGGCGTGTAATTTCGTGGCCAATGTCAATGCCAACACGCCACGCGTGCCCCGTGCCCGCGTGTGTTTGGCAGTGTCATGAAAATTTAGTATTGCCATTAAGCgatgccaacacacacaaaaaaaggaaaaaaacagtAAAAGCAGCGACAGATTTCTGTACAACTGTCGCCCCCTGGCGTCATCTTATTGTCTgcctctcactcacacacctGACGTTGGCGGTTGCATGTGCTGCTGTTTGTGGCacgtgcaacagcagcaagcaggtgagttttttattttttctttatttcgcTGCCACTCAACTTATACCTAGTTCCGTTTtgattttcgttttgctttgctttttcccgtttttttttttttgctataaataaacGCATCTCTCGCTTTTTAGCCAATTTCACATCAAGTTTGTTGCTGTGATTTTGGCCTGATtttcactctccactctcccaAATAAAAGTCCACAAACAAACTAAGGAATATTCTCGATCAGGCAGCAGACGCATGCATCAAAAATCACGTCACaatgaaaacaagaaaaaaaaaaatcgcttcaactatatttttgttgccacGTTGGCAAATCGCTCGCGTTTCACGCGCGTTTCGTGTGCGATTTTCTCTTAGTCATAGCCAAGTAAACAACGGCGGTAAATCAAAAAGAATTATGGGCTTCGGAGGAATGAGGCATGGCCGTCTCGCATGTTCACACAATCGCCGCCGTACGCTTCA comes from the Drosophila sulfurigaster albostrigata strain 15112-1811.04 chromosome 2L, ASM2355843v2, whole genome shotgun sequence genome and includes:
- the LOC133850075 gene encoding solute carrier organic anion transporter family member 1A6 isoform X1; this translates as MAQNTRNSDMSQIAVNANNIPDDSVDCGIIGLGWCRGPACQKYARLRTFIIVLLSSGLLQGACELYFRVSAKQAAFQYGYNPLLVDWLLVSSGLFQAVFALAFAYWADVYHPIKWLVGTLMLQSVTCVIAVIPSIMNFADGVKAQDALVDANLCSTSLAQFQKLTLTEEQSSTLTLAMLFVLQLALGMGSLAYYTLGVSYIDDNSLSQDSPAVIGVILAARAFGQQIGSFLVLGVGLTNVGWWLGWIILAPCIFVGAVLLGLFPKRLPKTVIHQAAQRIMEQTNLRGFGSQFSTYMDDTNFWPSLKRLFSNRLLMVNLMSIMFLQSGVLNYTLQEESYLQSRFFLPYNEQDGLAQEWRASFVSFFLRPPVMAMGMIVAGLIISKAQLSARTITGINISLGLKLVAIFVAYIFISCDVGPVAGVVGGKLTQPYCASQCLCTPTAFMPVCPENSTVTYFSPCYAGCTQKSTINSFSLYEGCSCMGDQTTNVAGTSRATAGACSAAACQSKIIIFQVLSISAAFMVGMSAIGKTLITLRAVLPQDKTLALGFELMLVGLFAYVPAHLSYDLVTRTTCVYWAPNYERCLLRETPKHGNILDILTASLILVAVFFDVLVFIFAKGLNLYNCKVTDNNYTPSLYAPVPHEDTPSHSAPVSTMARDGSPETATTAASNSPMQRRDAPQALELRPEATVFRHPSSLTDSSGAQSIVEPNGSGVTYAQVVFPPDKRKPVDGSTSPKRLAVPANVPLHHLSETDVRTQLGTLKSFNPAQPHVEQAESPGHDVPGNVNIVSPQPKATAATTAAANQPEELDFRPQSPETDF
- the LOC133850075 gene encoding solute carrier organic anion transporter family member 2B1 isoform X2 — encoded protein: MLQSVTCVIAVIPSIMNFADGVKAQDALVDANLCSTSLAQFQKLTLTEEQSSTLTLAMLFVLQLALGMGSLAYYTLGVSYIDDNSLSQDSPAVIGVILAARAFGQQIGSFLVLGVGLTNVGWWLGWIILAPCIFVGAVLLGLFPKRLPKTVIHQAAQRIMEQTNLRGFGSQFSTYMDDTNFWPSLKRLFSNRLLMVNLMSIMFLQSGVLNYTLQEESYLQSRFFLPYNEQDGLAQEWRASFVSFFLRPPVMAMGMIVAGLIISKAQLSARTITGINISLGLKLVAIFVAYIFISCDVGPVAGVVGGKLTQPYCASQCLCTPTAFMPVCPENSTVTYFSPCYAGCTQKSTINSFSLYEGCSCMGDQTTNVAGTSRATAGACSAAACQSKIIIFQVLSISAAFMVGMSAIGKTLITLRAVLPQDKTLALGFELMLVGLFAYVPAHLSYDLVTRTTCVYWAPNYERCLLRETPKHGNILDILTASLILVAVFFDVLVFIFAKGLNLYNCKVTDNNYTPSLYAPVPHEDTPSHSAPVSTMARDGSPETATTAASNSPMQRRDAPQALELRPEATVFRHPSSLTDSSGAQSIVEPNGSGVTYAQVVFPPDKRKPVDGSTSPKRLAVPANVPLHHLSETDVRTQLGTLKSFNPAQPHVEQAESPGHDVPGNVNIVSPQPKATAATTAAANQPEELDFRPQSPETDF